One stretch of Jiangella gansuensis DSM 44835 DNA includes these proteins:
- a CDS encoding MFS transporter, with protein MAAWMTAFTAGEAIGPLVGGLVLEFLWWGAVFLIGVPVMAALLLVGRALLPESSARLPGRLDLLSAALLTATALLLVYGVKTAAAGVGAGPLAWCAAGVVAGAAVARRQRGTADPLIDLRLFRLPAFSSALGVQLLAVAATAGCPFLVIQHLQSVAGLSPLAAGLATVPSVVLGIAGALLAPRLARRFGAARVIAGGLLIAAAGAASLAVAAPWGALAWTLASFTALYVGVTPTLALTTELIVSAAPPERAGTASSVAESGAESGLAGGIAVIGTVAMAAYRSRLEAGAPEGLPRRVRRGRRDRRGWRRGGARYARRDRNAPARRGRARVHQCLATRRGGGRRPSAGGLRRSRRGAADAPHVVKLTTRACRARRRVRRTCPSRGR; from the coding sequence ATCGCGGCCTGGATGACCGCCTTCACCGCCGGCGAGGCGATCGGTCCGCTCGTCGGCGGGCTGGTGCTCGAGTTCCTATGGTGGGGAGCCGTCTTCCTGATCGGCGTCCCGGTCATGGCGGCGCTCCTGCTCGTCGGCCGGGCGCTACTTCCCGAGAGTTCGGCGCGCCTCCCCGGACGGCTGGATCTCCTGAGCGCTGCCCTGCTGACGGCGACCGCACTGCTACTGGTGTACGGGGTGAAGACCGCGGCTGCTGGCGTCGGTGCCGGGCCCCTCGCCTGGTGCGCCGCCGGCGTGGTGGCCGGCGCCGCGGTTGCCCGGCGCCAGCGGGGCACTGCGGATCCGCTGATCGACCTGCGACTCTTCCGGCTGCCCGCGTTCAGCAGTGCACTGGGCGTACAGCTGCTGGCGGTGGCCGCGACGGCCGGGTGTCCGTTCCTGGTGATCCAGCACCTCCAGTCGGTCGCCGGGCTGTCGCCCCTGGCGGCCGGCCTCGCGACCGTCCCGTCCGTCGTCCTCGGGATCGCCGGGGCGCTACTTGCGCCGCGGCTGGCGCGGCGGTTCGGCGCTGCCCGCGTCATCGCCGGCGGCCTGTTGATCGCCGCCGCGGGCGCGGCCTCGCTGGCCGTCGCCGCGCCATGGGGAGCACTCGCCTGGACCTTGGCGAGCTTCACCGCGCTCTATGTGGGCGTCACTCCTACCCTGGCTCTCACCACGGAGCTGATTGTGTCCGCCGCCCCGCCGGAGCGGGCCGGCACCGCCTCCAGTGTCGCCGAGAGCGGTGCGGAGTCCGGCCTCGCCGGTGGCATCGCCGTCATAGGGACCGTCGCCATGGCTGCCTACCGCAGCCGGTTGGAGGCCGGCGCACCAGAGGGGCTGCCCCGGCGCGTTCGACGCGGCCGCCGAGACCGTCGGGGGTGGCGTCGAGGTGGCGCACGATACGCCAGGCGAGACCGGAACGCTCCTGCTCGACGCGGTCGAGCACGCGTTCACCAGTGCCTTGCAACTCGCCGCGGCGGTGGGCGCCGGCCTTCTGCTGGTGGCCTGCGCCGTAGCCGCCGTGGTGCTGCCGACGCGCCGCACGTCGTCAAGCTGACGACACGGGCGTGTCGGGCCCGGCGTCGGGTGCGACGAACGTGCCCTTCCCGTGGACGGTGA
- a CDS encoding GntR family transcriptional regulator — protein sequence MSDVPEFKPAGHQLLYVAVADHIIARIDAGELQPGARLPPERELAGEYGVAYLTVRRAMVELRAQGRILTVHGKGTFVAPDAGPDTPVSSA from the coding sequence ATGAGCGACGTTCCCGAGTTCAAGCCAGCGGGGCACCAGCTGCTGTACGTCGCCGTCGCCGATCACATCATCGCCCGCATCGACGCCGGCGAGCTGCAGCCCGGTGCGCGGCTGCCGCCGGAGCGCGAGCTGGCCGGCGAGTACGGCGTCGCCTACCTGACCGTGCGGCGCGCCATGGTGGAGCTGCGCGCCCAGGGACGCATCCTCACCGTCCACGGGAAGGGCACGTTCGTCGCACCCGACGCCGGGCCCGACACGCCCGTGTCGTCAGCTTGA
- a CDS encoding polyprenyl synthetase family protein, producing MDAELEASISASLDDVEARLLAAVKSDDAVLSESSRHLTQAGGKRFRPLITLLAAGFGDIDAPKVVPAAVVVELTHVGTLYHDDVMDDAQLRRGAPSANARWDNTVAILTGDFLFACASDLLADLGPESVRIQARTFQRLVHGQLHETLGPREGEDPVAHYLSVLSDKTASLIAASTRLGALHAGVDPSQVEVLGQFGERIGMAFQLADDLLDIVGSERLSGKTPGTDLREGVATLPVLYARRSGRPGDERLLSLISGPVVDDADHAEALRLLREHPAMAEAEADVRRWADDARAALESLPAVPAREALHALCDSVVTRMS from the coding sequence ATGGACGCCGAGCTGGAGGCGTCCATCAGCGCGAGCCTCGACGACGTCGAGGCCCGCCTGCTGGCGGCGGTGAAGTCCGACGACGCCGTGCTCAGCGAGAGCTCTCGGCACCTCACCCAGGCCGGCGGCAAGCGGTTCCGGCCGCTCATCACCTTGCTGGCCGCCGGGTTCGGGGACATCGACGCACCCAAGGTGGTACCGGCGGCCGTCGTCGTCGAGCTCACCCACGTCGGCACCCTGTACCACGACGACGTCATGGACGATGCGCAGCTGCGCCGCGGTGCCCCCAGCGCGAACGCGCGCTGGGACAACACCGTCGCCATCCTGACCGGCGACTTCCTGTTCGCCTGTGCCTCGGACCTGCTGGCCGACCTCGGTCCGGAGTCGGTGCGCATCCAGGCGCGCACGTTCCAGCGCCTGGTGCACGGTCAGTTGCACGAGACCCTGGGCCCGCGCGAGGGCGAAGACCCGGTGGCGCACTACCTGTCCGTGCTGTCGGACAAGACGGCGTCGCTGATCGCGGCGTCCACCCGGCTGGGCGCGCTGCACGCCGGGGTCGACCCGTCCCAGGTCGAGGTCCTGGGGCAGTTCGGCGAGCGCATCGGCATGGCCTTCCAGCTCGCCGACGACCTGCTCGACATCGTCGGGTCGGAGCGGCTGTCGGGCAAGACGCCCGGCACCGACCTGCGCGAGGGCGTGGCCACCCTGCCGGTGCTGTACGCCCGCCGGTCGGGCCGCCCCGGCGACGAGCGGCTGCTGTCGCTCATCTCCGGCCCGGTGGTGGACGACGCCGACCACGCCGAAGCGCTGCGGCTGTTGCGGGAACACCCGGCCATGGCCGAGGCGGAGGCCGACGTCCGCCGTTGGGCCGACGACGCCCGCGCCGCGCTGGAGTCCCTGCCGGCCGTCCCGGCCCGCGAGGCCCTGCACGCCCTGTGCGACAGCGTCGTCACCCGCATGTCCTGA